Proteins found in one Schistocerca serialis cubense isolate TAMUIC-IGC-003099 chromosome 5, iqSchSeri2.2, whole genome shotgun sequence genomic segment:
- the LOC126481431 gene encoding uncharacterized protein LOC126481431, giving the protein MSADVCAVLGPEVSECLTAVVEKHGSDGSGCTVLDCLAARDLLSGDRAVCLVCLMHTPVHHRNVLARLGVPKPETHAALYFVDALSQLGSISGCSPDDLFSQVIKVISAAQVSGISHLSLILDDVSVLLDVGWDLQQVISFLSRLRTLKLASMAVLTHAAGADTLSSLLAAALIHSSDTAVSVLPLSTGVSADVSGTLIIRHLQRPNDTPQTFHFRLMDRQVKVFAPGSIR; this is encoded by the exons ATGTCAGCTGATGTCTGTGCAGTACTAGGCCCAGAAGTTTCTGAATGTTTAACAGCTGTAGTAGAGAAACATGGCTCTGATGGATCAGGATGCACAGTACTGGACTGTCTGGCTGCACGAGACTTGCTGTCAGGTGATCGTGCTGTTTGCCTTGTATGCTTGATGCATACCCCAGTGCACCACCGTAATGTGTTGGCACGTCTTGGTGTCCCCAAACCAGAAACACATGCAGCTTTATATTTTGTTGATGCCCTTTCACAGCTGGGCAGCATTTCAGGTTGCTCTCCTGATGACCTTTTCTCACAG GTAATTAAGGTCATTTCAGCGGCACAAGTTTCTGGTATATCTCACTTGAGCCTAATATTGGATGATGTAAGTGTGCTGCTTGATGTCGGCTGGGATTTGCAGCAAGTAATAAGTTTCTTGAGCCGTCTTCGTACTCTAAAATTGGCATCCATGGCAGTTCTCACACATGCTGCAGGTGCAGACACACTGTCATCTCTTCTAGCAGCTGCCCTGATTCATTCATCAGATACAGCAGTTTCAGTATTGCCTCTAAGTACTGGTGTGAGTGCTGATGTTTCAGGAACATTAATTATACGACATCTACAACGACCAAATGATACGCCACAGACATTCCATTTCAGACTTATGGACAGGCAG